In Aegilops tauschii subsp. strangulata cultivar AL8/78 chromosome 3, Aet v6.0, whole genome shotgun sequence, one genomic interval encodes:
- the LOC141042797 gene encoding uncharacterized protein, which yields MLAEVRQRLLQAQQLAKHYYDDHHREAEYAVGDWVWLCLLHRSTQSLDPRAKRKLGPRYAGPFAALEHIGKVAYRLQLPAGACIHDVFHVGLLKPYRGEPPAAPLALPPTFDGRILPGSEKVLQAQLRRGVWYVLIQWTGLPAEEATCEQRDEFRQHYPDFQLEDELFAQAGRDVMTGLTYARRRPTGQV from the coding sequence ATGTTGGCCGAAGTTCGACAACGCCTCCTTCAGGCCCAGCAGCTGGCCAAACACTACTACGACGACCACCATCGCGAGGCGGAGTACGCGGTGGGTGATTGGGTGTGGCTATGTCTTCTTCACCGCTCTACGCAGTCACTGGACCCACGCGCGAAGCGCAAGCTGGGCCCTCGTTACGCGGGGCCCTTTGCTGCCTTGGAGCACATCGGGAAGGTGGCTTACCGCCTTCAGCTTCCTGCTGGCGCCTGCATCCACGACGTCTTCCATGTGGGGCTGCTGAAGCCTTACCGTGGGGAACCACCTGCGGCCCCACTAGCGCTCCCTCCGACCTTCGACGGACGCATCCTTCCGGGATCGGAGAAGGTGTTGCAGGCCCAGCTCCGTCGCGGCGTGTGGTACGTGCTGATTCAGTGGACTGGACTTCCGGCGGAGGAGGCCACTTGTGAGCAACGTGATGAGTTCCGCCAACACTATCCAGACTTtcagctcgaggacgagctgtttgcGCAGGCGGGGAGAGATGTTATGACCGGGCTGACTTATGCCCGTAGGAGGCCCACCGGGCAAGTTTAG
- the LOC109739525 gene encoding uncharacterized protein, with amino-acid sequence MGRTTMLLMALALALIAVAHAAPPTLRKSRFLADKTPPPLSYYDCVRKPPSVCLEPGSPGNTCCKGTCTNTLSSVEHCGNCNRKCKYGDTCCDGKCVDLLKDKKNCGECSNQCAKSVKCEFGMCDYAG; translated from the coding sequence ATGGGGAGAACCACCATGCTTCTCATGGCGCTGGCCCTcgccctcatcgccgtcgcccaCGCGGCGCCTCCCACGCTCCGGAAAAGCCGCTTCCTCGCGGACAAGACCCCGCCGCCGCTGTCCTACTACGACTGCGTCAGGAAGCCCCCGTCGGTGTGCCTGGAGCCCGGGAGCCCCGGGAACACGTGCTGCAagggcacctgcaccaacacgcTGTCAAGCGTGGAGCACTGCGGCAACTGCAACAGGAAGTGCAAGTACGGGGACACCTGCTGCGACGGCAAGTGCGTCGACCTCCTCAAGGACAAGAAGAACTGCGGCGAGTGCTCCAACCAGTGCGCCAAGTCCGTCAAGTGCGAGTTCGGCATGTGCGACTACGCGGGGTGA